From Caballeronia insecticola, a single genomic window includes:
- a CDS encoding YihY/virulence factor BrkB family protein has translation MDQDVPATQPAPIASGRTTRFGWLSWIVDPVTQWTQDHCLMFSASISFFAAFSLAPTLVIVISVASVFFGADAVQGRLFDEISGVVGADAAHALEAIVANAWHADIARSTAILSLAGVLIGASATFSSLHSALNVIWPTPAVSARESIVTLLRVRLMSFGLVVGAGLLVAALLVLDALVEILGHWVLGDGSPFIVLSDLSRRALSLAVLMLAFTVLLKFLPTTRMLWRDAALGAAAAAMLFEGGKRLFAFYLAHAGTANMFGAAGSLAIILMWLYYSAAVFLLGAELSATAARKRTHRASGWR, from the coding sequence ATGGACCAGGACGTTCCCGCCACTCAACCCGCACCGATCGCCTCCGGCCGCACGACGCGCTTCGGCTGGCTTTCGTGGATCGTCGATCCGGTCACGCAATGGACACAGGACCATTGCCTGATGTTCTCCGCGTCGATCTCGTTCTTCGCCGCGTTTTCGCTCGCGCCGACGCTCGTCATCGTGATTTCGGTGGCGAGCGTGTTCTTCGGCGCGGATGCCGTGCAGGGCCGTCTCTTCGACGAAATCAGCGGCGTCGTGGGCGCGGATGCGGCGCATGCGCTGGAAGCGATCGTCGCGAACGCGTGGCACGCGGATATCGCGCGCAGTACCGCGATCCTCTCGCTCGCGGGCGTGCTGATCGGCGCGTCGGCGACGTTTTCGTCGCTGCACAGCGCGCTCAATGTGATCTGGCCGACGCCCGCCGTGAGCGCGCGCGAGAGCATCGTCACCTTGCTGCGCGTGCGGTTGATGTCGTTCGGTCTGGTGGTGGGCGCGGGCTTGCTGGTGGCCGCGCTGCTCGTGCTCGATGCGCTCGTCGAGATCCTCGGGCATTGGGTGCTCGGCGACGGCAGCCCGTTTATCGTGCTGTCGGATTTGTCGCGGCGGGCGCTCTCGCTGGCCGTGCTGATGCTCGCCTTCACGGTGCTGCTCAAGTTTTTACCGACGACGCGCATGCTCTGGCGCGACGCGGCGCTCGGCGCAGCGGCGGCAGCGATGCTCTTCGAAGGCGGCAAGCGGCTTTTTGCGTTCTATCTCGCGCATGCGGGCACGGCCAACATGTTCGGCGCGGCGGGATCGCTCGCGATCATCCTCATGTGGCTCTATTACTCGGCTGCCGTGTTTCTGCTCGGCGCGGAGCTTTCCGCGACCGCGGCGAGAAAGCGCACGCACCGCGCATCGGGCTGGCGCTGA
- a CDS encoding sigma-54 interaction domain-containing protein: protein MASTDLDPPPVAAGNTPAQKKRHAGEVPGLKSYGLLYGSSPVMQELYSQIERVAGTDATALIIGESGTGKELVARTIHDQSARKDAPFIAVNCGAIPDNLIEAELFGHEKGSFTGAVQGRIGYFEHANGGTLFLDEVTEMSPVRQVKLLRALETGTFFRVGGNDLISSDVRVIAATNRDPVTAVKENGLREDLMYRLAVFPLRAPPLRERDADRELLAQHFLAEMNAQEGTSKVFSKRALDVLRTYSWPGNVRELKNTIYRAFILAEKSVEIPHPHLASRVKKPVTQGDAMNVWVGTPLADAQKQIILGTLKHCGGDKRRAAKALGVSLKTLYNRLGAYENEEADAGNPSPSSEN, encoded by the coding sequence ATGGCGTCAACCGATCTGGATCCGCCGCCCGTTGCAGCCGGCAATACGCCGGCGCAGAAAAAGCGCCACGCGGGGGAAGTGCCGGGCTTGAAATCGTACGGGCTGCTATACGGCTCGTCGCCCGTGATGCAGGAGTTGTACTCGCAGATCGAGCGCGTCGCCGGCACCGACGCAACGGCGCTCATCATCGGCGAATCGGGTACGGGCAAGGAGCTCGTCGCCCGGACCATCCACGACCAGAGCGCGCGCAAGGATGCGCCGTTTATCGCCGTGAACTGCGGCGCGATTCCCGACAATCTCATCGAGGCCGAGTTGTTCGGCCACGAGAAAGGCAGCTTCACCGGCGCGGTGCAGGGGCGCATCGGCTACTTCGAGCACGCGAACGGCGGCACGCTGTTTCTCGACGAAGTGACCGAGATGTCGCCCGTGCGGCAGGTCAAGCTGCTGCGGGCGCTGGAGACGGGCACGTTCTTTCGCGTCGGCGGCAACGATCTCATCAGTTCGGACGTGCGTGTGATCGCCGCGACCAATCGCGATCCGGTGACGGCCGTGAAGGAAAACGGCCTGCGCGAAGACCTGATGTACCGCCTCGCCGTGTTTCCGCTGCGCGCGCCGCCCTTGCGCGAACGCGACGCGGATCGCGAACTGCTCGCGCAGCATTTCCTCGCCGAAATGAACGCGCAGGAAGGCACGAGCAAGGTTTTTAGCAAGCGCGCGCTCGACGTGCTGCGCACGTATTCGTGGCCCGGCAACGTGCGCGAACTCAAGAACACGATCTACCGCGCGTTCATTCTCGCGGAGAAGTCGGTGGAGATTCCGCATCCGCATCTCGCGTCTCGGGTGAAGAAGCCGGTGACTCAGGGCGATGCGATGAACGTCTGGGTCGGCACGCCGCTCGCCGATGCGCAAAAGCAGATCATTCTCGGCACCCTCAAGCATTGCGGCGGCGACAAGCGGCGCGCGGCCAAGGCGCTCGGCGTGAGCCTGAAGACCCTGTACAACCGCCTCGGCGCTTATGAGAACGAGGAAGCCGACGCAGGCAATCCGTCGCCGAGCAGCGAGAACTGA
- a CDS encoding RNA polymerase factor sigma-54 — MPPTLELRAKQSLALTPRLQQSVRLLQLSSLEFQQELRNALDTNPFLEYDESQTEDNALGADNGNSMSETSLSGASSESSAEAPLASESSMSSMDSEQSTDNVSREDSMNEYSNEYSSEYSSDPFGRSASRNSGDGEGSDPADWVRIEPSLHDTLHEGLRLYQLNERDRAIAQLIIEALDDDGYLRQELSELANVVDIEPALSEDELNIALKLVQSLDKPGVGARNLSECLSLQLEAMEEDTPGREVALEIVAHHLERLARREQAELQKKIGCSADDLRIACALIRRLDPKPGENYGASEDNYVVPDVIVRPMKKQWIVTINPAVLPRARIHRMYAELFAQSAGASRSPLAQQLQEARWLIRNAQQRFTTIQRVAECIVSHQKAFFDYGEIALKPLVLRDVADELGLHESTISRATGNKYMATPRGIFEFKHFFPRELSTESGGTCSAAAVRALLKEMISKENTRDPLSDVSLAKMLADQGVIVARRTVAKYRHLMKVPPAELRRQAS; from the coding sequence ATGCCGCCTACACTCGAACTCCGCGCAAAGCAAAGTCTCGCGCTCACGCCGCGCCTGCAGCAGTCGGTCCGTCTTCTGCAGCTTTCGTCGCTCGAATTCCAGCAAGAACTGCGCAACGCGCTCGACACCAATCCGTTCCTCGAATACGACGAGTCGCAAACCGAAGACAACGCGCTCGGCGCCGACAACGGCAATTCGATGAGCGAAACATCCTTGTCCGGCGCGTCGTCGGAATCGTCGGCTGAAGCGCCGCTTGCGTCCGAATCGAGCATGTCGAGCATGGACAGCGAGCAAAGCACCGACAACGTCTCGCGCGAAGATTCAATGAACGAATACTCGAACGAATATTCGAGCGAGTACTCGTCCGATCCGTTCGGCCGCAGCGCCTCGCGCAACAGCGGCGACGGCGAAGGCTCCGATCCCGCAGACTGGGTGCGCATTGAGCCGTCGCTGCACGACACGCTGCACGAGGGCCTGCGGCTCTATCAACTGAACGAGCGCGATCGCGCGATCGCACAGCTCATCATCGAAGCACTGGACGACGACGGTTATCTGCGCCAGGAACTCAGCGAGCTTGCGAACGTCGTCGATATCGAACCGGCGCTCAGCGAGGACGAACTCAACATTGCGCTCAAGCTCGTGCAGTCGCTCGACAAGCCGGGCGTCGGCGCGCGCAATCTCTCCGAATGTTTGTCGCTGCAACTCGAGGCGATGGAAGAAGACACGCCGGGACGCGAAGTCGCGCTGGAGATCGTCGCGCATCATCTGGAACGGCTCGCGCGTCGCGAACAGGCCGAGTTGCAAAAGAAGATCGGCTGCAGCGCGGACGACCTGCGCATCGCCTGTGCGCTGATCCGCCGTCTCGATCCCAAGCCGGGCGAGAACTACGGCGCGAGCGAGGACAACTACGTGGTGCCGGACGTCATCGTGCGTCCGATGAAGAAGCAGTGGATCGTCACGATCAACCCGGCTGTGCTGCCGCGCGCGCGCATCCATCGCATGTACGCGGAGTTGTTCGCGCAGTCGGCCGGCGCGAGCCGCTCGCCGCTCGCGCAGCAATTGCAGGAAGCGCGTTGGCTGATCCGCAACGCGCAGCAGCGTTTCACCACGATTCAGCGCGTGGCCGAATGCATCGTCTCGCATCAGAAGGCGTTTTTCGACTACGGCGAAATTGCACTCAAGCCGCTCGTGCTGCGCGATGTCGCCGATGAACTCGGCCTGCACGAATCGACCATCTCGCGCGCGACGGGCAACAAGTACATGGCGACGCCGCGTGGCATCTTCGAGTTCAAGCACTTCTTCCCCCGCGAACTCTCGACGGAGAGCGGCGGCACCTGCTCGGCCGCTGCGGTGCGTGCGCTGCTGAAGGAAATGATCTCGAAGGAAAACACGCGCGATCCGCTGTCCGACGTGAGCCTCGCGAAGATGCTCGCGGATCAGGGCGTGATCGTCGCGCGCCGCACGGTGGCGAAGTATCGGCATCTGATGAAGGTGCCGCCCGCCGAGTTGCGCCGTCAGGCGAGCTGA
- the otsA gene encoding alpha,alpha-trehalose-phosphate synthase (UDP-forming) codes for MSRLIVVSNRVAPIQEGKPSAGGLAIGVLDALKETGGVWFGWSGEIVGEAGAPVLEKAGNVTYATVGLTRRDYDQYYRGFSNATLWPTFHYRNDLSRFDREEYAGYMRVNASLAAKLKLLLKPDDIIWVHDYHMLPFAQELRKLGVENPIGFFLHIPFPVPEMMRTVPPHEELIAAMCQYDVVGFQTQSDQQSFTDYVERTGRGHFSDDGMLQAFGRMLKVGAYPIGIYPDAIAKAAEQFSNRKPVRSLRDSMHGRKLIMSVDRLDYSKGLVERFQAFERFLLNAPGWHGRVSLVQIAPPTRADVQTYQRIRQNLEGEAGRINGRFAQLDWTPIQYLNRKYERNLLMALFRLSQVGYVTPLRDGMNLVAKEYVASQDPADPGALVLSQFAGAADQLPGALVVNPFDLSQMSEALERALSMPLAERQARHTDMMAPLRENNLSVWRDSFLSDLRSVATATSVTEKTVKTVKQGASEARRPSAKA; via the coding sequence ATGAGCAGATTGATCGTGGTATCGAATCGCGTCGCACCGATCCAGGAAGGCAAGCCCAGCGCGGGCGGTCTTGCGATCGGCGTTCTGGACGCGCTCAAGGAGACTGGGGGCGTGTGGTTCGGGTGGAGCGGCGAGATCGTCGGCGAGGCGGGCGCGCCTGTCCTGGAAAAGGCCGGGAATGTGACCTATGCAACCGTCGGGCTCACGCGCCGGGATTACGACCAGTATTACCGCGGCTTCTCGAACGCGACGCTGTGGCCGACCTTCCACTACCGCAATGACCTGTCGCGCTTCGATCGCGAAGAATACGCGGGCTACATGCGCGTCAACGCGAGCCTTGCCGCGAAGCTGAAGCTGCTTCTCAAGCCCGATGACATCATCTGGGTGCACGACTACCACATGCTCCCGTTTGCGCAGGAGCTAAGAAAGCTGGGCGTCGAGAATCCGATCGGCTTCTTCCTGCATATTCCGTTTCCGGTGCCGGAAATGATGCGCACCGTGCCGCCGCACGAGGAATTGATCGCCGCGATGTGCCAGTACGATGTCGTCGGCTTCCAGACGCAAAGCGACCAGCAGTCGTTCACCGATTACGTGGAGCGCACCGGACGCGGCCATTTCAGCGACGACGGCATGCTCCAGGCCTTCGGCCGCATGCTCAAAGTGGGCGCGTATCCGATCGGCATCTATCCGGATGCGATCGCCAAGGCCGCCGAGCAGTTCTCCAATCGCAAGCCGGTCCGCAGCCTGCGCGACAGCATGCATGGGCGCAAGCTCATCATGAGCGTGGATCGTCTCGATTACTCGAAGGGTCTCGTCGAGCGTTTTCAGGCGTTCGAGCGCTTTTTGCTGAACGCGCCGGGCTGGCACGGCCGCGTATCGCTCGTGCAGATCGCGCCGCCGACGCGCGCCGACGTGCAGACGTATCAGCGCATTCGTCAGAATCTGGAGGGCGAGGCGGGGCGCATCAACGGGCGCTTTGCGCAGCTCGACTGGACGCCGATCCAGTATCTCAACCGCAAGTACGAGCGCAATCTGCTGATGGCGCTGTTCCGTCTCTCGCAGGTCGGCTATGTGACGCCGCTGCGCGACGGCATGAATCTGGTGGCGAAGGAATACGTCGCGTCGCAGGATCCGGCCGATCCGGGCGCGCTTGTGCTGTCGCAGTTCGCGGGCGCGGCGGATCAGTTGCCGGGCGCGCTCGTCGTCAATCCGTTCGATCTGTCGCAGATGTCCGAAGCGCTGGAGCGCGCGCTGTCGATGCCGCTCGCCGAGCGCCAGGCGCGTCACACCGACATGATGGCGCCGCTGCGCGAGAACAACCTCTCGGTCTGGCGCGATTCCTTCCTCTCCGACCTGCGCAGCGTCGCGACGGCGACCTCGGTCACGGAGAAGACCGTGAAGACGGTGAAGCAGGGCGCAAGCGAGGCACGCCGTCCGTCGGCGAAAGCCTGA
- a CDS encoding DUF883 family protein gives MTQTTVQLALGKQKIIEDIKVLLNDSEELLRLSATLPGEGVEALRSKLRDHVESARGALEDAQASAQTRYRAGVDCTEKYVKDNPWQSLGIAAGVGFLFGLIVSR, from the coding sequence ATGACTCAGACGACTGTCCAGCTTGCGTTGGGCAAGCAAAAGATCATCGAAGACATCAAGGTGCTGCTGAACGATTCGGAAGAATTGCTGCGGCTCTCCGCGACGCTGCCGGGCGAGGGCGTCGAAGCATTGCGCTCGAAGCTTCGCGATCATGTCGAATCGGCGCGCGGTGCGCTGGAAGACGCGCAGGCGAGTGCGCAGACCCGTTATCGCGCGGGCGTCGATTGCACGGAAAAGTACGTGAAGGACAATCCGTGGCAATCGCTCGGCATTGCGGCGGGCGTCGGCTTTCTCTTTGGGCTGATCGTGTCCCGCTGA
- a CDS encoding sigma-54-dependent transcriptional regulator: MPHVLIVDDDPSTREALAAIIGEDGLTTATAGDLREARIQLVRQTPDVVFTDLKLPDGSGVDLFEDLDPRSGVEFIVITGHATVESAVSALKMGAADYLVKPINMQRVKAILSRLPRAGDLKAEIGTLRGELRRMGRFGLMLGNSPAMQTVYDQIGRVAPTAASVLLIGESGTGKEVAAQTLHELSLRRKHSFIAVNCGAISPNLIESEMFGHERGSFTGADRQHKGYFERANGGTLFLDEITEMPIELQVKLLRVLETGMFMRVGTTKELETDVRLIAATNRDPEQAVLEGKLRLDLYHRLNVFPINLPPLHERGKDVELLAQAFLDELNSRYNTKKGFPQAVREMLGSYNWPGNVRELKNYVQRAYIMSSSDSDSTATVPLQISLSKPSAGTAVTIPFGTSLAQADRQLILATLDQCGGVKTRAAEILGISLKTLYNRLVEYGEDASKAAVGEGGEVSESDHENP, translated from the coding sequence ATGCCACACGTATTGATTGTCGATGACGATCCCAGTACCCGCGAGGCGCTAGCCGCGATCATCGGCGAAGACGGACTGACGACAGCCACAGCCGGCGACTTGCGCGAAGCGCGCATTCAGCTTGTGCGTCAGACGCCTGACGTCGTGTTCACCGACCTGAAGCTGCCGGACGGCTCGGGCGTCGATCTGTTCGAAGACCTCGATCCGCGCTCGGGCGTCGAGTTCATCGTCATTACCGGTCACGCGACCGTGGAATCCGCGGTCAGCGCGCTCAAGATGGGCGCCGCCGACTATCTGGTCAAGCCGATCAACATGCAGCGCGTGAAGGCGATTCTTTCGCGCCTGCCGCGCGCCGGCGACCTGAAGGCGGAGATCGGCACCTTGCGCGGCGAATTGCGCCGCATGGGCCGCTTCGGCCTCATGCTTGGCAATTCCCCGGCAATGCAGACGGTCTACGATCAGATCGGCCGCGTGGCGCCGACTGCGGCGTCGGTGCTGCTGATCGGCGAATCCGGCACCGGCAAGGAAGTCGCCGCTCAGACGCTGCACGAGCTGAGCCTGCGTCGCAAGCACTCGTTCATCGCGGTGAACTGCGGCGCGATTTCGCCGAATTTGATTGAATCGGAGATGTTCGGCCATGAACGCGGCTCGTTCACGGGCGCGGACCGGCAGCACAAAGGCTATTTCGAGCGCGCGAACGGCGGCACGCTGTTCCTCGACGAAATCACCGAAATGCCGATCGAACTTCAGGTGAAGCTTTTGCGCGTGCTGGAGACGGGCATGTTCATGCGCGTCGGCACGACGAAGGAACTCGAAACGGACGTGCGTCTGATCGCCGCGACCAATCGCGATCCGGAGCAGGCGGTGCTCGAAGGCAAACTGCGCCTCGATCTCTATCACCGGCTGAACGTGTTCCCGATCAACCTGCCGCCGCTGCACGAGCGCGGCAAGGACGTCGAACTGCTCGCGCAAGCGTTCCTCGATGAACTGAACAGCCGCTACAACACGAAAAAGGGCTTCCCGCAGGCCGTGCGCGAGATGCTCGGATCGTACAACTGGCCCGGCAACGTACGCGAACTGAAGAACTATGTGCAGCGCGCGTACATCATGTCGTCGTCCGATTCGGACAGCACGGCAACCGTGCCGCTGCAGATCTCGCTGTCGAAGCCCTCGGCGGGTACGGCCGTGACGATTCCGTTCGGCACGTCGCTAGCACAGGCCGACCGCCAACTCATCCTCGCAACGCTCGACCAGTGCGGCGGCGTGAAGACGCGCGCGGCAGAGATCCTCGGCATCAGCCTGAAAACGCTCTATAACCGGCTTGTCGAATACGGTGAGGATGCGAGCAAGGCAGCGGTCGGCGAGGGCGGGGAAGTCAGCGAGTCTGACCACGAAAATCCCTGA